The Pleurodeles waltl isolate 20211129_DDA chromosome 10, aPleWal1.hap1.20221129, whole genome shotgun sequence sequence TATCAGTGCACCCAATAGATAGTAAGTCAATGAAGTGAATCACAGACCGTTAAAAAGCTGACAAGGCATGAAAAAAAGGTTGGCTGAGGGAGGTGAATGAAGCATTGGGGCCCCTGATACAAGCAGGCTTGGAATTGGAGCATGCATTCATAAATGTCTGCTGATGGTGGGAGAATACACCATTGAAGGTAAAAGTGAGTGGCTTTGGTCATTTCTGACAATGATGATGTTCTTTTATGTTGATGTAGCAAATGGCTCAATGCCCCTGCGTCTTTTTGGGTTGGAAGCACCTTTGTTCTGCTGGCATGGGAATCTGGGATGTAGATGGAAGCAAGACAGCAGTTGAATGTTTATGGGTTGGGAATACCAGTGCTTGTTCAGCAGGCGTAGGGTGGCACTGCTTTGGAGGAGCAAGTAAGTGATGGCTAAACTTATTGCTGCCAGTATAATGTGTGCACCTACCACACAGAAAGGAGGAACCGCACATAGCAGCCACTGTCTTTTCCAAAACATCAGGCACCTACTTGCCCATGGGCACTCGCCTTCAACACTTGTGCCCAGGTATCAGCATGGCACTCCAGCATCCCCTCTGCATGTAAGAAGGAGCTGGGAGGCAGAAGTAGTCTATGAACAATGTTATGTCGATACTGCTGCTGTTCTAAGACTATGAATAGATTTCCATGCACAAATGAGTGATTTACATGTGAGAGCATAAGATAAGCAGATTGGCTATTAAATATAAAGGATACATATATATCTATGTCTTTATATTTATCTCCTTTCCAACAGATCGTTATCTGGAAAATTCAAAATCAAACCTAGCATCCTCTCAGTACATCACTTCAGCAaaaaccaccaccactaccactccAACCACCACAACACCTACGACCACCGGCACTCCAAGTACGACGATGaagaccacaaccaccaccacagcagcaacaaccaCCACCCCCACTTTAGCGACCTCCACCACTGTAAAGGCTCCCACTGCGTTGATGAAGATAATTACCAGCACTCCAACGACAACGACCAAAACAACTGAAACTACAACCACAAAGGCAACAACAACTCCAACTACTCTGGGAACTACCACCACTGTTTCCAATGATCGAGGTAGGTTTTACAACCACAACCTGAAAACACGTGGGACCCCATCACAAAGGGCCTCTGTACTCGTGTTGGAGGCACTGCATTCATGGTGGGGGGATTGCCCTTGCGGTGGGGCCTCCATAATGAGAAACTGCAGTGCAAAGGCCCTGCCAATAATGCGCCCCCCCCTCGCGATGACTGTGGCGCATTCGCCATGAGTGTAGAGGCTCTTTGAGAATCGGGCCCTTGGGCTTAAAGTTGAAATAACCTTTGCTTTATTTCACAGTTTTACTACTGAGTTGACATTGTTACAAATTTAAAAGGGGAACCACAGGATTCTGAATCTTCAATATATTATACAACTTTACAACGTGGACCACACAACTAAAAAGTTAGGAAGTTGGTTTCGTCTGCAAAGCTGACTCAATAGCCATGAAACATGTTTATGTGTCTTTTTCTGAATTTGGTCTCTTTCCATCacatcagtattttttcagtggagtGTTAGAATGGTTCTgtgtgttgcatctgtttgtgcacTTTTCCCATCTTTTTTTATGTATACTTTACCATAAAAATATCATTAATGGCCTCTTGCAGTGTCCATAGTGACAAACACTAGCAGTGTGCTTCCACAGTCATATGCTGGACAGACAGAGTGTGCACAAGGGATAACCACACCCTGCAGCAGCCTAGGGATACAGGGCTGCTTTCAGGATTGCATGAAGGAGGGATCACCCAATCCAGGAAGCAGCCCTGAATGAATATTAAACACTGTCTTATAAGTACTACCATCCTTTTCTGCTACAGATAGATATTTCACATGCAAGTTCTCAGTGTGCAGTCACTGCAAAAAGAGCTACCATTATGCTGTTGCTGCGGTTGCTGCATCTTCCAGGGTGCTGTCACAGCAATAAGAGCAGTGTCCAGTGTGATATCATTGTAATAGGAGATGATTTGTGCTGTCACTGCAGTAGaagcatgttttagtgtgctgtcaCTATAATAAGAACAGCTCCCTGTGTGCCATCATTGTAATAAGAGCATCCAGTGTGCTGCTAATGTGCTCTCGCTGCAATCGGAGTATATCCCAGTGTGTTAGGTACCTCCATATCATTGCATCGTTCTGGAGCTGCTTCTTCCTGGAGAAGACAACATATCAGCTCACATTAGCTCAAGCTCGGTGGCCAGATCTAGCTTTGGGGTGGGAGCAATAGactctgggtgcaaggaaatatgaGGCATGCAAACACTGAACAAAGATTCGAGGATGCGGATAACATTCCTTTACTGGGGTGCGGTTGAGTCTACAATCTCCACATAAACAGATATTCCATGCAGCCAACGAAGACTTGGTGTTTGTGAATGTGTGGTAAGTCAGGCTCAGAAAGCGTAAAGTAGCAGGTATTCAGAAACAAGAGCTGCCACTGGAAGAGGGAAACTTGGTTCCAATATAGGAAGGGGTGATCCCTCAGACAGAAGGTGTTGTGCATCATTAGAGCCACAGTTTCCTTTGAATATTAACTTGATTGACCAAGGTGTTTCCATTCCCTTTATGTggtttctggtggggggggggaggggggaggagcagcAGACAGTGGCTTTCTTCCATTTAGTGCAAATGATGAATGTGGATGAATGATCCTTAGGCAATGTATCCATTAAAATCATATTGAAACATTGCTGTAGAGCAGACCAGTTTTTTGGAAAACAGGTATTTGCCAAAATAGTCActcatcaacaatctgggaaacaggggcaaaaagttagggtagaccacgccaaggatggcaagtctaacactCTTCATCCAGTGATATGGTTATTGTCTCATTTACTTTTTATTTCGTCCCACCTCAGCATACTGCATGAGAGTGTTCAGCCCATgtctggctaacttcactgtgcgtgacatcattctgcccttccacAATGATCACGTCCACAAAGGAGTTGTCTTTAAGTGCCAGAGACTGCtaaagcaatgtgtgctttttgagacctaaaacatttgtattttttatttttaatcattgttctttttTGGGACCCTGCACCCTCCttaacaataatgttttgtaaagaccttgacaagcattgacaaagtgaaAAGGTTGGTGAccaaagcgagacctattggctttgccaatgcttgtgtacaTAGTGACATAGGAACGCAGCCACTCACCCAGAGACTACTTAGGCAAAAAGTATCAGGAAGATAGGGTGTCATTGAAGGCTGTGGCGATGAATTCTTAGAGCTGCCTAGAGCAGAGTTTTCATGTCTCCCAGGTCCTTGAGTGAGTAGCTCTTTTTGTTCTCGTGTTTTTGCATTTCTTTACCTGTAGTCCTGTGTTTACAATGggataaacaggactacaagttccagaatgcaaagaaagTTTTAAACTAGATTATCTACTCCCTGGAGGACTCAGGCTCAATTTAAGACAGGCACTACAAATTCACCTGTTCAAACTCCATCTGACATTGGACTGGTCATGGAGACATTCTTTATTCGGGTTTCTTGTAGTTTACATCTAACTTGTTCTACAGCAGTAGACACAACCTTGTTGTTGTTAACTAGTTGTATGTAATCTGTAACCTGCTTCCCATGTAGTGAGGCCTGCTCTGTATAAatacaataatgataataatagtaTAGCAGAATAGTATGGTACAGTAATCTACACATGGATGGGTTGGGGCAACTTAAGAGCATTAGTTAAAGGGGTTTTAAGGCACTTCTGCAGATGTGGGACCCAGCCCGCTCAGCTTACTCTGTGGATGGAGGAGTCTTTCCTTTAgtaagggaacagtcagtggcaaaAAATGTTTACCACTTGGAGGACTCTATGTTAAAAAGAAATGTAGAGCATCTTGCTGCTTCACCTGACCCTGTCCCATTTGTAATATAGAGGGACAGTGCTTCTGTCTCAACAGTGGTAAAACCGAGATCTCAATGTTTAGCAGTCCATTGGCAAGTATACATCTCATTGTTCCCAATTCCAGAACCATGTTCGACCATCACACACCCTCCCTGCACCAAGTCAACACATATGTTCTAATGTGGCCTGTCTTATATCTTAAATAAACTACTGCAATAGTTAGTATTCTGAACCTCTGACCTATGTCATGGCAATCCTTCAGAGAGTGGAGTACTCTGTGAGAACTCTTTGTGTATTCCAATAATTTGATCATGTTTGTGAGCCTGTGGAAGCTTTCATTGGCTAACCGTGGTGTAACATGTTCACTTCAGTAAGCAAATGtactaggaggtcatgcagcaagtcagcacagcaactGTTGCGTGAAAAGAAGACAGAGGGCAGAGCCTTATCTATTAAAATATGAGgttgttgctctctccctcatagCTGGTGCACTTAAGGCTGTCTTGTGCCACCCACAATTCCTTGCACCAAACTGCAAGTGTGATGTTTAGCAAAGGTTTTGTAGTGGAAGGGTACTTTTCCAGTAAGAAAATACGATGCCTAAATATTACATTGTTTCTCAGTTTTTATGTGTGCTTGTTTACAATGACGCACACATCCAAAGTTTGAAAGGTTTGGAAACATTTAGATAACCTTCTAAAGGTATGGCTTTATTGAGGAGCTGTAATTTGTTGGTGCACATCCACATCTACTAATGTTAGCAAATAGAGATTGTGTAAAACCCATGGTTGAGTGGATGGGAGCAGCTATGTACCACCCATGCAATGCCCTCTTGATGCAAAGTAGGACAAAGTAGTGCAAattactgctttgtgttactttaggaATGCTTTTCAACACAAAGTGAACTGTGAGCTGGATAGTAAATCCAAAAACAACACTTTATTCCAGTTTGTGTCACTTTGCGCCTAAATTTCTCTGCAGGGCCAGCAGTATATTTTACAACACGAGAGATCAGAGACTAGCCTGTTGCTGAAGAATCATGCTCTTATTTGAGTTTGTGGTATCCAAATATTTCCATGTACCATGTGCCAAGAACTGATAAGCCCCACAAGGGTAGGCACCCCAAGTATCTCATGCGTCCACTCTGGAATAACGCCATTTCAAATGCAGGGGTTAGAAATTCACGATTATTGCACTGAAAATCATGTTTATGTTGTCTTTGATCCATTACCCGGCTGTGATCTTGTcttagttttactttttttttgtttcaaaggattattgtttttttttctgagcaCCAGAAAGTCTTTGTTAAGTATCAGTGCACCCAATAGATAGTAAGTCAATGAAGTGAATCACAGACCGTTAAAAAGCTGACAAGGCATGAAAAAAAGGTTGGTTGAGGAAGGTGAATGAAGCATTGGGGCCCCTGATACAAGCAGGCTTGGAATTGGAGCATGCATTCATAAATGTCTGCTGATGGTGGGAGAATACACCATTGAAGGTAAAAGTGAGTGGCTTTGGTCATTTCTGACAGTGATGATGTTCTTTTATGTTGATGTAGCAAATGGCTCAATGCCCCTGCGTCTTTTTCGGTTGGATGCACCTTTGTTCTGCTGGCATGGGAACCTGGGATGTAGATGGAAGCAAGACAGCAGCTGAATGTTTATGGGTTGGGAATACCAGTGCTTGTTCAGCAGGTGTAGGGTGGCACTGCTTTGGAGGAGCAAGTAAGTGATGGCTAAACTTATTGCTGCCAGTATAATGTGTGCACCTACCACACAGAAAGGAGGAACCGCACATAGCAGCCACTGTCTTTTCCAAAACATCAGGCACCTACTTGCCCATGGGCGCTCGCCTTCAACACTTGTGCCCAGGTATCAGCATGGCACTCCAGCATCCCCTCTGCATGTAAGAAGGAGCTGGGAGGCAGAAGTAGTCTATGAACAATGTTATGTCGATACTGCTGCTGTTCTAAGACTATGAATAGATTTCCATGCACAAATGAGTGATTTACATGTGAGAGCATAAGATAAGCAGATTGGCTATTAAATATAAAGGATACATATATATCTATGTCTTTATATTTATCTCCTTTCCAACAGATCGTTATCTGGAAAATTCAAAATCAAACCTAGCATCCTCTCAGTACATCACTTCAGCAaaaaccaccaccactaccactccAACCACCACAACACCTACGACCACCGGCACTCCAAGTACGACGATGaagaccacaaccaccaccacagcagcaacaaccaCCACCCCCACTTTAGCGACCTCCACCACTGTAAAGGCTCCCACTGCGTTGATGAAGATAATTACCAGCACTCCAACGACAACGACCAAAACAACTGAAACTACAACCACAAAGGCAACAACAACTCCAACTACTCTGGGAACTACCACCACTGTTTCCAATGATCGAGGTAGGTTTTACAACCACAACCTGAAAACACGTGGGACCCAATCACAAAGGGCCTCTGTACTCGTGTTGGAGGCACTGCATTCATGGTGGGGGGTTTGCCCTTGCATTGGGGCCTCCATAATGAGAAACTGCAGTGCGATGGCCCTGCCACGAATGCGGCCCCCCTCGCGATGACTGCGGCGCCTTCGCCATGAGTGTAGAGGCTCTTTGAGAATCGGGCCCTTGGGCTTAAAGTTGCAATAACCTTTGCTTTATTTCACAGTTTTACTACTGAGTTGACATTGTTACAAATTTAAAAGGGGAACCACAGGATTCTGAATCTTCAATATATTATACAACTTTACAACGTGGACCACACAACTAAAAAGTTAGGAAGGTTGTTTCATCTGAAAAGCTGACTCAATAGCCATAAAACATGTTTATGTGTCTTTTTCTGAATTTGGTCTTTTTCCATCACATCATTATTTTTTCAGTGAAGTGTTAGAATGGTTCTgtgtgttgcatctgtttgtgcacTTTTCTCATCTTTTTTTATGTATAGTTTACCATAAAAATATCATTCATGGCCTCTTGCAGTGTCCATAGTGACAAACACTAGCAGTGTGCTTCCACAGTCATATGCTGGACAGACAGAGTGTGCACAAGGGATAACCACACCCTGCAGCAGCCTAGGGATACAGGGCTGCTTTCAGGATTGCATGAAGGAGGGATCACCCAATCCAGGAAGCAGCTCTGAATGAATATTAAACACTGTCTTATAAGTACTACCATCCTTTTCTGCTACAGATAGATATTTCACATGCAAGTTCTCAGTGTGCAGTCACTGCAAAAAGAGCTACCATTATGCTGTTGCTGCGGTTGCTGCATCTTCCTGGGTGCTGTCACAGCAATAAGAGCAGTGTCCAGTGTGATATCATTGTAATAGGAGATGCTTTGTGCTGTCACTGCAGTAGaagcatgttttagtgtgctgtcaCTATAATAAGAACAGCTCCCTGTGTGCCATCATTGTAATAAGAGCATCCAGTGTGCTGCTAATGTGCTCTCGCTGCAATCGGAGCATATCCCAGTGTGTTAGGTACCTCCATATCATTGCATTGTTCTGGAGCTGCTTCTTCCTGGAGAAGACAACATATCAGCTCACATTAGCTCAAGCTCGGTGGCCAGATCTAGCTTTGGGATGGGAGCAATAGACTCTGGGTGCAAGAAATATGAGGCATGCAAACACTGAACGGAGTAGAGGATGTTGATAACATTCCTTTATTGGGGTGCGGTTGAGTCTATAATCTCCACATAAACAGATATTCCATGCAGCCAACGAAGACTTGGTGTTTGTGAATGTGTGGTAAGTCAGGCTCAGAAAGCGTAAAGTAGCAGGTATTCAGAAACAAGAGCTGCCACTGGAAGAGGGAAACTTGGTTCCAATATAGGAAGGGGTGATCCCTCAGGCAGAAGGTGTTGTGCATCATTAGAGCCACAGTTTCCTTTGAATATTAACTTGATTGACCAAGGTGTTTCCATTCCCTTTATGTggtttctggtggggtgggtgaggggggaGTGAAGGGGGGGAGCAGCAGACAGTGGCTTTCTTCCATTTAGTGCAAATGATGAATGTGGATGAATGATCCTTAGGCAATGTATCCATTAAAATCATATTGAAACATTGCTGTAGAGCAGACCAGTTTTTTTGAAAACAGGTATTTGCCAAAATAGTCACCTGTGCACAATGTCAGCCAGTTCTAGGGCAATAGACCAAGATAAGTTGGGAGTGGGAGGGACGGTTAATAAAAAAAATGGTACAAAAATATAGCTCTGCAAAAATATGGAATCCACAGTTTAGACTACCATTATATCTTCAAGTTAGGCAAAGTTAACAATAGAAAATCTGTACTTTCCTATATGTTTGTTATTGTGACATAGAAGCCAAGGTGCTGAATAAAAACATCTAACAGACATACAGGGCTTCAGAAGTGGTCTGTTCCCTCAATTCTGCAAGAAACGATGGCTTGTGCATGATGTTAAGGCATACCTGTGAGGTTGCCTGCTTGGTCATAGGAGAACCCATGAAGGTTACCTTCTGTACGTGTCAATGATGAGTAAAATTTTAAATGTTCTTGCAGCTTGTGGTGGCACACTGACGGCTAAGTCTGGAGAAATAACCACCCCATACTATCCTGAGCAGTACCCAAGATCTACACAGTGCACCTGGATCATCAGAGCCACTAAACTGGTAAGAGAGGTTCACACTTAGACTCTTCAATGTATCCAAAGGCACATCAATACCAGGGTAGCTATCAATTCTGTTGGTGGGACTCAGACCGGTCATCCCAGGATGTTTCATAATATATGTTTGTTATTCAAGTCACGTGTCCTCTGTGACTTGTCATGGTTTAGTCAAACTCTCCAGGATTTTGTGATTtgccccaaaattcacaaaatggcaatttttgtaaaaaaatgtaaggAAGGCAAAGGTTAACAAGGTAAGAAAATAACAGTAATCGAGAATAGATTACGTTCATCTTCCACACAGACACACCATGTAATGGCCACACAGCGCCACCTCTTGGTGGGAATGAAAGATCTGCTGTTATTTACATAAGTAATGTGCCCCACACTGCCTCCTGCTGGTGGGTGGTACTAAAAGGGCTGCTTTGCTGGAATACAATAATCATTTGCTTTGTGGTATTTAACGGTGCCTTTCCCTTTCTCACAGGTGAACATAACATTTGTAGATTTTGAGTTGGAAAGTGGCATGAATTGTATGTTCGACTTCATGAAGTTTGATGACCTATCTGAAATTCCAGTATACATTCCGAAAAGCAAATACTGCGGCACTGTTGCACCCAACACTTGGGTGTCTTTCAGAAGCTCTGTGCAAATAATCTTCTCCAGCGACAGAACTGTGCAGATGAGGGGGTTTAAACTACGTTACACTGCAGGTAAGACCACAGCCCTTGCTAGGTTCAGACTTTTTGAACAAAACGTAATACTCAAGACCACCTTTGGTCCCTTGTTTTGATTGGCTGGGGGACATTGTCTCTGAACTTATCCAAACACCAACAGGCAGCTCGGGTCGCGGTATGTGGTGTACAGTATTCACGCATGTTGCATTTCACTGTAGTTGCAGTGGTTGGCACAGGATTAATGTTAGTACCAGAATGTGTTCTGTACAATGGAGGGTGAACACCATGATGACTGTCAAAAGCATTGGCCCTCATCTGTCTGAATTGCCATTGGATTCTACTCTGTATTACTTTCCTCCAGAAAATGGAGGATTTTCATTTCCCTCCAAACTCTGAAAGTGGTTGGTGATGGTAGTTGCTGTGCCAGATGTCTCCAGTTGTTCAGTGTCAATTCTGTGTAGCAAACGTAGTAATAGTTTTTGCATTCTGGACTTGCCGGGGTGAAACATAGATCCACGAAGCGTCTGCACCGCAGGGCCTGATAGAACTTCAGGACCTTCCGCTTGGCCAAGCTCTTTGTGTAGCCCTCAGCTGGCCTGCTTGTGGGAGGAGGGTAGTGGTCATTATGGATGGTGGGAACACCCAGGGCCCTTCACTCTGccttccagggctcctgccattCTGTGTTGTGGGAGTGTGTGCCTGTATGTCCTCCACGTTCTGGGAAAAGCAAAAGTACCAGTACCAGAATGTAAAGAAGAACCTGGGCTTGCTCACATTTCTATACCTGACAAGGGGCCGACATGGAGCAGCTGAGATCTTTGCATTAGATTCTTCCAGGTGCTATGCGTATTTCTGATTCCTGCTgcaggaggaagaaagaaagactTTATAACACTAACtcatttttattttctgttctAGAATAACCATGACAAGCGCACTGCACAAAACAACGTTCTGCAACAATGGAGAATTTGGCCAGACCCAGCCTTTGGTACACATGTTTCCAAAGAAGAGAAGAATTGTCCATTTTATGGATTTATAGCATCTGCTGCGTTAATTCCAACGCTTTTGCTTCCCTTAATATAGATTGTATGAAAAACTGTGTgtgttatttaatgtttttttcagaatatacATAGTTTAATAAAATATCACTTTTCTACAAATTTCttgtgaaaatatttttgtttaatgaAACCATGGACTGTTCGTGCCTTTATATGGAGAGATATATATCACGAACGCAGACCCAAAGTAATAGAGCAGTGtgacaaaacccaaacagtaattACAAATTGAGAcaattttctttataaaaaattcTAGAAATCAAAAATGTTTAGCAGTTTAGAATCCATATTTTATTTCTCATATTATTTGTATCCAGCCTTGCATTAAGGCAATGGTATTACTAACATTTACAATAGGAATAGAAAAGTGGAACTGAATGTATCAGAATGGGAATTATTACTAGAAACATCACATCTTATCATAATGTAATTTAATAGGTCAAGATTGGATAAGTGTAAATTCCAATTGATAAGTTCAATATGCTGCATTGtgaatgtataatgt is a genomic window containing:
- the LOC138261111 gene encoding zinc metalloproteinase nas-14-like codes for the protein MHALALMGLLALCATGWALPALNPLLERNQRLKRDLEGGESLKSTFDIIAEANENVVQQPGKYFVIDLDTVRSTKRIAGMCSSGTCTWRKNPDGNVYIPYTQAKDYTRYHNIVFLTAFREFASATCIRFVPRTNETDYITFESGSGCWSPIGRMGNQQFVSIAKSSCMVTGVIAHQLMHSLGFHHEHVRKDRDNYVSVQWDNILSGHEYEFEMDDTNNIKYTPYDYGSILHYGKKAYSKDGVSQTLIPVPDSSVNIGQTFAMSDVDIQKINLLYHCDRYLENSKSNLASSQYITSAKTTTTTTPTTTTPTTTGTPSTTMKTTTTTTAATTTTPTLATSTTVKAPTALMKIITSTPTTTTKTTETTTTKATTTPTTLGTTTTVSNDRDRYLENSKSNLASSQYITSAKTTTTTTPTTTTPTTTGTPSTTMKTTTTTTAATTTTPTLATSTTVKAPTALMKIITSTPTTTTKTTETTTTKATTTPTTLGTTTTVSNDRACGGTLTAKSGEITTPYYPEQYPRSTQCTWIIRATKLVNITFVDFELESGMNCMFDFMKFDDLSEIPVYIPKSKYCGTVAPNTWVSFRSSVQIIFSSDRTVQMRGFKLRYTAE